In one Solidesulfovibrio fructosivorans JJ] genomic region, the following are encoded:
- a CDS encoding SDR family oxidoreductase, whose protein sequence is MRQAPILVTGATGYVGGRLVPRLLAAGYRVRAVGRSLEKLRCRPFAGHPDLELAQADIRDLTAMRQAAMGCQAAYYLVHSMHPANSDFAAADRQAATVMAQAAHDAGIARIIYLGGLGDADDNLSPHLRSRHEVAKILGSGPVPVTHLRAAMILGSGSASFEIMRYLVDRLPVMIAPRWVRGRCQPIAISDVLGYLIGCMDAPETIGQTFDIGGPDVLTYAAIFQLYAAVAGLRKRIIIPVPVLTPRLSTYWMQLITPLPRALIVPLVEGLRNEVVCRDTRILDILPRKRLTCREAIALALEKIRQNAVESTCADAGYAAPPEWTACGDAPYAGGTVHECGWRAVIAAPPQDVWRAVARIGGDTGWYWGNFLWRLRGFLDQLVGGVGLRRVTIRRDGPRVGDALDFWRVVAVTPEKRLQLLAEMRTPGEALLEFRLRPAGDGATELVVHSKFLPRGLAGLAYWYALLVPHNLVFAGLLRGIAASLGARLLTPPRRFTPHLPAACRLGTRQ, encoded by the coding sequence CCACGGGATACGTGGGCGGCCGCCTTGTGCCAAGGCTCCTCGCCGCCGGATACCGCGTACGCGCCGTCGGACGCTCCCTGGAAAAACTGCGCTGCCGCCCCTTTGCCGGCCATCCCGATCTGGAACTGGCCCAGGCCGACATCCGAGACCTGACCGCCATGCGCCAGGCCGCCATGGGCTGCCAAGCCGCCTACTACCTCGTCCATTCCATGCACCCGGCCAACAGCGACTTCGCCGCCGCCGACCGTCAGGCCGCAACCGTCATGGCCCAGGCCGCCCATGATGCCGGCATCGCCCGCATCATCTACCTCGGCGGCCTGGGCGACGCCGACGACAATCTCAGCCCGCACCTGCGTTCGCGCCATGAAGTGGCCAAAATTCTCGGCTCCGGCCCCGTACCCGTCACCCACCTGCGCGCCGCCATGATCCTCGGTTCCGGCAGCGCCTCCTTCGAGATCATGCGCTACCTCGTCGACCGCCTGCCGGTCATGATCGCCCCGCGCTGGGTGCGGGGCCGCTGCCAACCCATCGCCATCTCCGACGTGCTCGGCTACCTCATAGGCTGTATGGACGCGCCCGAAACCATCGGCCAGACCTTCGACATCGGCGGCCCGGACGTGCTCACCTATGCCGCAATCTTCCAACTCTACGCCGCCGTGGCCGGGCTGCGAAAACGCATCATCATCCCGGTGCCGGTCCTGACCCCGCGCCTTTCCACCTACTGGATGCAGCTCATAACGCCCCTGCCCCGGGCGCTTATCGTGCCGCTGGTCGAGGGGCTGCGCAACGAAGTGGTCTGCCGCGACACGCGCATCCTGGACATCCTGCCCCGAAAGCGCCTGACCTGCCGCGAGGCCATCGCCCTGGCTCTGGAAAAAATCCGCCAGAACGCGGTGGAAAGCACCTGCGCCGACGCCGGCTATGCCGCACCGCCCGAATGGACGGCCTGCGGCGACGCCCCCTATGCCGGCGGCACGGTGCACGAATGCGGCTGGCGGGCCGTCATCGCCGCACCGCCGCAAGACGTCTGGCGGGCCGTGGCCCGCATCGGCGGCGATACGGGCTGGTATTGGGGAAATTTCCTGTGGCGGCTGCGGGGTTTTCTCGACCAGCTGGTCGGCGGCGTGGGACTGCGGCGGGTGACCATCCGGCGCGACGGACCCAGGGTGGGCGACGCCCTGGATTTCTGGCGCGTCGTGGCCGTAACGCCCGAAAAACGGCTCCAGCTTTTGGCCGAGATGCGCACCCCGGGCGAAGCCCTGCTGGAATTTCGCCTGCGCCCGGCCGGCGACGGGGCCACGGAACTGGTCGTGCACTCCAAATTCCTGCCCCGGGGCCTCGCCGGACTGGCGTACTGGTATGCGCTGCTCGTGCCGCACAATCTGGTTTTCGCCGGGCTGTTGCGCGGCATTGCCGCCTCGCTCGGGGCGCGGCTCCTCACCCCGCCCCGACGCTTCACACCGCACCTGCCGGCCGCCTGCCGTCTGGGCACACGACAATGA
- a CDS encoding GNAT family N-acetyltransferase, which produces MSLDAIAIRPALPGDAPRLSRIFATAIEAKARDSYGPHERAAWAARGTPAKFASMLADSRNSLLVAAMPSGIVGVGSLTGSEVSLLYAAPEAAPGTGGKLLAAVEELARASGLTGLTLTASRNALSFYLRHGYAIVSPARRDLGNGISLVVCLMAKALGA; this is translated from the coding sequence ATGAGCCTGGACGCCATCGCCATCCGGCCGGCGCTGCCCGGGGACGCGCCCCGGCTGTCCCGTATCTTCGCCACGGCCATCGAAGCCAAAGCCCGGGACAGCTACGGCCCGCACGAACGCGCGGCCTGGGCGGCCCGGGGAACACCGGCCAAATTCGCGTCCATGCTGGCCGACTCCCGAAACAGCCTGCTCGTGGCCGCCATGCCGTCCGGCATCGTGGGCGTCGGCAGCCTGACCGGCAGCGAAGTGAGCCTGCTCTACGCCGCGCCGGAAGCCGCGCCGGGAACAGGGGGAAAACTGCTGGCCGCCGTGGAAGAGCTCGCCCGCGCTTCGGGCCTCACCGGCCTGACCCTGACCGCCTCGCGCAACGCCCTCTCCTTCTACCTGCGCCACGGCTACGCCATCGTAAGCCCGGCCCGGCGCGATCTCGGCAACGGCATCTCCCTGGTCGTGTGCCTGATGGCCAAGGCCCTCGGCGCCTGA
- a CDS encoding radical SAM protein: MNAMIPLIPAKVAGEPAVILEKARSGERLTPDDALVLALAAPLHDLCAAAMEARIARHGKNAYYVHNVHINFTNVCVNACRFCAFFKVKGAAGARTLSVDDIVAELAARENAPIREIHVVGGLNPDLPLSYYVDMLRAISRVRPDAGIKAFTAVEVAHLADTMGVSEFEILSTLKEAGLMMLPGGGAEVFAPSLREKLCPEKISGERWLQVHATAHGMGLPTNATMLFGHIESWSDRVAHLSALRDLQDLTHGFACFIPLAYQPANNRLGAKGPDGVTVLRLIALSRLFLDNIPHLKAYWAMLGIKAAQMALWAGADDFDGTIVEERIGHAAGADSPKGMTLAQLRHAITSAGMVPVERTPDFQPIG; this comes from the coding sequence ATGAATGCAATGATACCGCTTATCCCCGCAAAGGTCGCCGGCGAGCCGGCCGTGATCCTGGAAAAAGCCCGGTCCGGCGAGCGCCTGACCCCTGACGACGCGCTGGTGCTGGCCCTGGCCGCGCCGTTGCACGACCTGTGCGCCGCCGCCATGGAAGCCCGCATCGCCCGGCACGGCAAGAACGCCTACTACGTCCACAACGTGCACATCAATTTCACCAACGTGTGCGTCAACGCCTGCCGGTTCTGCGCCTTTTTCAAGGTCAAGGGCGCGGCCGGGGCGCGCACGCTGTCCGTGGACGACATCGTGGCGGAGCTTGCCGCCCGCGAGAACGCGCCGATCCGGGAGATTCACGTGGTCGGCGGGCTCAACCCCGACCTGCCGCTTTCCTATTATGTGGACATGCTGCGGGCCATTTCCCGGGTCCGGCCGGACGCGGGCATCAAGGCGTTTACCGCCGTGGAAGTGGCCCATCTGGCCGACACCATGGGCGTCTCGGAATTCGAGATCCTTTCCACGCTCAAGGAAGCGGGGCTCATGATGCTGCCCGGTGGCGGGGCGGAGGTTTTTGCCCCGTCGCTGCGCGAGAAGCTGTGCCCGGAGAAGATTTCCGGCGAGCGCTGGCTGCAGGTGCACGCCACGGCCCACGGCATGGGATTGCCCACCAACGCCACCATGCTGTTCGGCCACATCGAGAGCTGGTCCGACCGGGTGGCCCATCTCTCGGCCCTGCGCGACTTGCAGGACCTGACCCACGGTTTCGCCTGCTTCATTCCCCTGGCCTACCAGCCGGCCAACAACAGGCTCGGGGCCAAGGGCCCGGACGGCGTGACCGTGCTGCGGCTGATCGCCCTGTCCCGGCTTTTCCTGGACAATATCCCGCACCTCAAGGCCTACTGGGCCATGCTCGGCATCAAGGCGGCCCAGATGGCGCTTTGGGCCGGAGCCGACGATTTCGACGGCACCATCGTGGAGGAGCGCATCGGCCATGCCGCCGGCGCGGACAGCCCCAAGGGCATGACCCTGGCCCAATTGCGCCACGCCATCACCTCCGCCGGCATGGTTCCGGTCGAACGCACGCCCGATTTCCAACCGATCGGTTGA
- a CDS encoding SH3 domain-containing protein, with amino-acid sequence MDQTVTPELTALLTTLRDAGGIRVLVETGTGRGDLSFAAGDIFDTVITFESDKALYDAAHERLSGRKGLLPLTGDTRELLPQLMDRLAGPAAFWLGSHLSMRQGGEIPLLAEIAAVTAAPMDHVICIPGADILMSDRHRPTGWPTPVEIIALLGQGAARKVELRDTSLIAVPDANTKLWGALFSE; translated from the coding sequence ATGGACCAGACCGTGACGCCCGAGCTGACGGCCCTGCTCACCACCCTGCGCGACGCCGGCGGCATCCGGGTCCTGGTGGAGACCGGCACCGGCCGGGGCGACCTCTCCTTCGCCGCCGGGGACATCTTCGACACCGTCATCACCTTCGAATCCGACAAGGCCCTCTACGACGCCGCCCATGAGCGTTTAAGCGGCCGCAAGGGACTCTTGCCCTTGACCGGCGACACCCGGGAGCTTTTACCCCAGCTCATGGACCGCCTCGCCGGTCCGGCCGCCTTCTGGCTCGGCTCCCACCTCTCCATGCGCCAGGGCGGCGAGATCCCGCTTCTGGCCGAAATCGCGGCCGTCACCGCCGCGCCCATGGACCATGTCATCTGCATCCCCGGGGCCGACATCCTCATGTCCGACCGGCACCGCCCGACCGGCTGGCCCACCCCGGTGGAAATCATTGCGCTGCTCGGCCAGGGCGCTGCCCGCAAGGTGGAACTCCGCGACACCAGCCTCATCGCCGTCCCCGACGCCAACACCAAACTTTGGGGCGCATTGTTTTCCGAGTAG
- a CDS encoding prolipoprotein diacylglyceryl transferase yields the protein MGGLLAFVLSRATGIDAFAILQAGYLFLSLAGMAVVFFFTRRELSADPARGRYLLIFLASLPVGLAGARLIPIIQDAFTAGRLTFGIITRGGLVFYGGALALLLAMRLGCRLCRLSPWPLVDAVCRYAPLGHAFGRLGCFFGGCCFGAVTNGPLGVRFPAGSPAYLQHKADGILPPGAVASLPVHPSQLYEAVGDLALFAILLAVSKRPGGLPPGRAATLYLLGYAVLRFCLEFWRGDAIRGIYYGLATSQYVALAVAAGAVFVLLRTRVRPQNHP from the coding sequence ATGGGCGGACTGCTGGCCTTCGTGTTGTCCCGGGCCACGGGGATCGACGCTTTCGCCATACTCCAGGCAGGGTATCTGTTTTTATCCCTGGCCGGGATGGCCGTGGTGTTTTTCTTCACCCGGCGCGAGTTGTCGGCTGACCCGGCGCGCGGGCGTTATCTGCTTATTTTCCTGGCGAGCCTCCCGGTGGGGCTGGCCGGGGCGCGGCTGATCCCCATCATCCAGGACGCTTTTACGGCCGGCCGGCTGACGTTCGGCATCATCACCCGGGGCGGACTGGTATTTTACGGCGGCGCGTTGGCGCTGCTTCTGGCCATGCGCCTGGGCTGCCGGCTTTGCCGCCTGTCCCCCTGGCCCCTCGTCGACGCCGTCTGCCGCTACGCGCCCCTGGGCCATGCTTTCGGCCGGCTGGGCTGTTTTTTCGGCGGCTGCTGCTTCGGCGCGGTGACCAACGGCCCGCTGGGGGTCCGTTTTCCGGCCGGCTCTCCGGCCTATCTCCAGCACAAAGCCGACGGTATCCTGCCGCCCGGAGCGGTCGCCTCGCTGCCGGTGCATCCGTCCCAACTCTACGAGGCCGTGGGCGACCTGGCGCTGTTCGCCATCCTGCTCGCCGTGTCCAAGCGGCCGGGGGGGCTGCCTCCGGGCCGGGCCGCCACGCTCTATCTGCTCGGCTACGCGGTCCTGCGCTTCTGCCTGGAATTCTGGCGCGGCGATGCCATACGCGGCATCTATTACGGCTTGGCCACCTCCCAATACGTGGCGCTGGCCGTAGCGGCCGGAGCGGTATTCGTGCTGTTGCGCACCAGGGTTCGACCGCAAAATCACCCTTAA
- a CDS encoding MucR family transcriptional regulator has protein sequence MEDYLKAALEIVKAQASVRTMTDDEITSMLKNVAAGIQAAAEAETAPAEAVTPAIDPAKAVKESSVVCLECGKSFKVLTKKHLAAHGLTPEEYRAKYGYKKGAPLAAKSLQRERRKKMKDMRLWERRRKPAAATTE, from the coding sequence ATGGAAGACTATTTGAAAGCCGCCTTGGAGATCGTCAAGGCCCAGGCCTCAGTTCGGACCATGACCGATGACGAAATCACCTCCATGTTGAAAAATGTAGCCGCCGGCATTCAAGCCGCCGCCGAAGCCGAAACCGCCCCGGCGGAAGCCGTTACGCCGGCCATCGATCCGGCCAAGGCCGTCAAGGAAAGCAGCGTCGTCTGTCTGGAATGCGGCAAGTCCTTCAAGGTGCTCACCAAGAAGCACCTTGCCGCCCACGGGCTTACTCCGGAAGAATACCGGGCGAAATACGGCTACAAGAAGGGCGCTCCCCTGGCGGCCAAGTCCCTGCAACGGGAACGCCGCAAGAAGATGAAGGACATGCGCCTCTGGGAGCGTCGGCGCAAGCCCGCCGCCGCCACCACCGAGTAG
- a CDS encoding pentapeptide repeat-containing protein produces MLGSTGLHEDKLFSNLEIDNDSLDGIEFFSCKFIKSSFQYASFSNCLFEDCLFEQCNLSLADIAQSKFVETEFDKSKLTGINWSQAKGIFSVHFNACLLNDNIFTGMKLAKFIFKDCDLHDALFTDTNLKHALFSNCDLQGCQFENSDLSFSDFSTSKNYFIDAKRNKLYKTKFSLPEAASLLKNFNIILT; encoded by the coding sequence ATGCTCGGCAGCACCGGTCTCCATGAAGACAAGCTCTTCAGCAATCTTGAAATCGATAACGATTCCCTTGACGGCATTGAATTTTTTAGCTGCAAATTTATAAAATCCTCATTCCAGTACGCATCGTTCTCCAACTGTTTGTTTGAAGATTGCTTATTCGAGCAATGCAATCTGTCCTTGGCCGACATCGCCCAATCAAAGTTTGTCGAGACAGAATTCGATAAATCAAAACTCACCGGGATCAATTGGAGCCAGGCAAAAGGCATTTTCTCCGTGCATTTCAATGCCTGCCTCCTCAACGACAACATATTCACAGGCATGAAGCTCGCGAAATTCATCTTTAAAGACTGCGACCTGCATGACGCGCTCTTCACGGATACGAACTTGAAGCATGCCCTATTTTCCAACTGCGACCTGCAAGGATGCCAGTTCGAAAATAGCGATTTGAGTTTCTCGGACTTCTCGACCTCCAAAAACTACTTCATCGACGCCAAACGCAACAAGCTGTACAAAACGAAATTCTCACTTCCGGAGGCGGCCTCCCTCCTGAAGAACTTCAATATAATCCTCACCTAG
- a CDS encoding HD domain-containing phosphohydrolase has translation MNKRVLFIDDDERILAGFRRNLHGAFEVDTAVGPEAGLAKVKDNPAYAVVVSDLRMPGMDGIAVLSKVREMRPETVRVMLTGYADLEAAIAAVNEGNIFRFLTKPCETSYLTGVLTAAVEQYRLVMAERELLEGTLRGSLKMLSEVLSLLRPEVYGRVSRIAPYVRPLSRLCGDPSPWQTEAAAMLCLMGYITLPDALITRVERGRALSAEEAAIYRQHVEVASRLVANIPRMGGVAKAIAYQEKNFDGGGFPGDAVRGKDIPMGARILRVLLEFDRLLTAGQAKAEAYKALKQAAGVYDPDVVAAFGEVLGEESNLVIVPMPVKSLRDNMILAEDMFVMRGGQTLKVLPKGYALSSVALAHISKLARYESVTDPVKVIIPSDE, from the coding sequence GTGAATAAGCGGGTGCTTTTCATCGACGACGACGAGCGGATTCTGGCCGGGTTTCGCCGCAACCTGCATGGCGCCTTCGAGGTCGACACGGCGGTGGGACCCGAGGCGGGGTTGGCCAAGGTCAAGGACAATCCGGCGTATGCGGTGGTGGTTTCCGACTTGCGCATGCCGGGCATGGACGGCATCGCGGTGCTGTCCAAGGTGCGCGAGATGCGTCCGGAAACGGTGCGGGTGATGCTGACCGGCTACGCCGACCTCGAGGCGGCCATCGCGGCGGTCAACGAGGGCAACATCTTTCGGTTTCTGACCAAGCCGTGCGAGACCAGTTACCTGACCGGGGTCCTGACCGCCGCCGTGGAACAGTACCGGCTGGTCATGGCCGAGCGGGAGCTTTTGGAGGGCACGCTTCGCGGCAGCCTCAAGATGCTTTCGGAAGTGCTGTCGCTGTTGCGTCCCGAGGTCTACGGCCGGGTGTCGCGGATCGCGCCGTACGTGCGGCCGCTGTCCAGGCTGTGCGGCGATCCGAGCCCCTGGCAGACCGAGGCGGCGGCCATGTTGTGCCTGATGGGCTACATCACCCTGCCGGACGCGCTTATTACCCGGGTGGAGCGGGGGCGGGCGCTTTCGGCCGAGGAGGCGGCGATCTACCGGCAGCATGTCGAGGTGGCGTCCAGGCTCGTGGCCAATATCCCGCGCATGGGCGGCGTGGCCAAGGCCATCGCCTATCAGGAGAAGAATTTCGACGGCGGCGGCTTTCCGGGCGATGCCGTGCGGGGCAAGGACATCCCGATGGGGGCGCGCATCCTTCGGGTGCTGCTCGAATTCGACCGGCTCCTGACCGCCGGCCAGGCCAAGGCCGAGGCCTACAAGGCGCTCAAGCAGGCGGCGGGGGTCTACGATCCGGATGTGGTGGCGGCGTTTGGCGAGGTGCTGGGCGAGGAGAGCAACCTCGTCATCGTGCCGATGCCGGTCAAGAGCCTGCGCGACAACATGATTCTGGCCGAGGACATGTTCGTGATGCGGGGTGGGCAAACGCTCAAAGTCCTGCCCAAGGGCTACGCGCTTTCAAGCGTGGCCCTGGCCCACATTTCCAAGCTGGCCCGCTACGAGAGCGTTACCGATCCGGTCAAGGTCATCATCCCGTCGGACGAGTAG
- a CDS encoding response regulator, translated as MRRSILFVDDEPQLLGGLRRMLWDKREVWDMHFAEGGAQALALLETTPVDVVVSDVRMPGMDGPEFLEAVRRRWPGTVRLILSGHSDRDFIFRSVKPAHQFLSKPCSPRELTAAIERVLRLAGIFTDDRVRDAVARVEALPVLPSIFAELTEELRSPNASVNTIGDILGRDVGMATGLLRLVNSSFFGMPQRVSSTRQAVTLLGLETIRALVLAHGLFSRFDADRYPGFGLGRLWDHSLRVARMAKVLASLEGADKVEKDACFMAGMVHDVGKLMLAELFEAEYREVLAATRTRNVTPFDAEEELLAVSHAAVGAYLLGLWGFEEAVAFGVAGHHRPGTFGDGPPLAVPMVHAANALDHELVVIHGSYAPHPLDTAALEALGYGGRADAWREACRDVLQGGGGE; from the coding sequence ATGCGCCGAAGCATTCTTTTCGTTGACGACGAGCCGCAGCTGCTTGGCGGGCTGCGGCGGATGCTGTGGGACAAGCGTGAAGTCTGGGACATGCATTTCGCCGAGGGCGGCGCGCAGGCGCTTGCGCTTTTGGAGACGACCCCGGTGGATGTGGTGGTTTCCGACGTGCGCATGCCGGGCATGGACGGGCCGGAATTTCTGGAAGCGGTGCGGCGGCGCTGGCCGGGCACGGTGCGACTGATCCTGTCCGGGCATTCCGACCGCGACTTCATTTTTCGCTCGGTCAAGCCGGCCCATCAGTTCCTGAGCAAACCCTGTTCGCCGCGGGAACTGACCGCCGCCATCGAGCGGGTGTTGCGTCTGGCCGGGATTTTCACCGACGATCGGGTGCGCGACGCCGTCGCCCGCGTGGAGGCCTTGCCGGTGCTGCCGTCGATTTTCGCCGAGCTGACCGAGGAGCTGCGTTCGCCCAACGCTTCGGTCAACACCATAGGCGATATCCTCGGCCGCGACGTCGGCATGGCCACGGGGCTTTTGCGGCTCGTCAATTCCTCGTTTTTCGGCATGCCCCAGCGGGTGTCCTCCACCCGGCAGGCGGTGACCCTGCTCGGGCTCGAAACGATCCGGGCCTTGGTGCTGGCCCACGGACTTTTTTCCCGTTTCGACGCCGATCGCTATCCGGGCTTCGGCCTGGGGCGGCTTTGGGACCACAGCCTGCGCGTGGCCAGGATGGCCAAGGTTTTGGCGTCCCTCGAGGGCGCGGACAAGGTGGAAAAGGACGCCTGTTTCATGGCCGGCATGGTCCACGACGTGGGCAAGCTGATGCTGGCCGAGCTTTTCGAGGCCGAGTACCGCGAGGTGCTGGCGGCCACGAGGACGCGAAACGTCACGCCCTTTGATGCCGAGGAAGAGCTCCTTGCCGTCTCCCATGCCGCCGTGGGGGCGTATCTGCTCGGGCTGTGGGGTTTCGAGGAGGCGGTGGCCTTCGGCGTGGCCGGGCATCATCGGCCGGGGACTTTCGGGGACGGGCCGCCGCTGGCCGTGCCGATGGTCCATGCCGCCAATGCCCTGGACCACGAGCTGGTGGTCATACACGGTTCCTATGCGCCCCATCCCCTGGATACGGCCGCTCTCGAGGCTCTGGGGTATGGCGGGCGAGCGGATGCGTGGCGCGAGGCGTGTCGGGATGTGTTGCAAGGAGGGGGCGGTGAATAA
- a CDS encoding NAD(P)/FAD-dependent oxidoreductase: MTNDPQKKHDVIIVGGGPAGLFAAHYLSQNADLSVLLLEKGKPAGKRRCPMHGSNDCRKCAPCNILSGIGGAGLFSDGKLNFIPKLGKTDLTQFMPLSEATALIKETESLFANLGMDGPVYPTDMEKARQIRKDARKLGIELLLIRQKHLGSDHLPGHMAAMSKRLADQGVIIRTGEEARDVIVENGRVAGVATTKGEYRAPAVILAPGRVGAEWMGALARRHGLPYSQRGIEVGVRVEVHNEILSDITDVIYDPTFFVRTRKYDDQTRTFCTNQGGYVALENYQDFVCVNGHAYMDAKSDSANFAFLSKVVLTDPVSDNQAYGEAIGRLATMIGGGNPILQRFGDLKRGQRSTWSRIRKGSVEPTLTSVTCGDIAMALPERIMTNIIDGLEQLNAVVPGVANDETLLYAPEIKFFATQIDTTQDLETAVAGMYVAGDGPGVAGNIVSAAATGLIPAKAILRKLASS; the protein is encoded by the coding sequence GTGACAAACGATCCCCAAAAAAAACATGACGTCATCATCGTCGGCGGCGGCCCGGCCGGGCTTTTCGCCGCCCACTACCTGTCCCAAAACGCCGACCTGTCGGTCCTGCTCCTGGAAAAAGGCAAACCCGCCGGCAAACGCCGTTGCCCCATGCACGGCAGCAACGACTGCCGCAAATGCGCGCCCTGCAACATCCTCTCCGGCATCGGCGGGGCCGGGCTTTTCTCCGACGGCAAGCTCAACTTCATTCCCAAGCTCGGCAAAACCGACCTCACCCAGTTCATGCCCCTGTCCGAGGCCACGGCGCTGATCAAGGAAACCGAGAGCCTCTTCGCCAACCTCGGCATGGACGGCCCCGTCTATCCGACCGATATGGAAAAGGCCCGCCAGATCCGCAAAGACGCCCGCAAACTCGGCATCGAACTGCTGCTGATCCGCCAGAAACACCTCGGCAGCGACCACCTGCCCGGCCATATGGCCGCCATGTCCAAACGCCTCGCCGACCAGGGCGTCATCATCCGCACCGGCGAGGAAGCCCGCGACGTCATCGTCGAAAACGGCCGCGTGGCCGGCGTCGCCACCACCAAGGGCGAATACCGCGCCCCGGCCGTCATCCTCGCCCCCGGCCGCGTCGGCGCGGAATGGATGGGCGCGCTGGCCCGCCGCCATGGCCTCCCCTACAGCCAGCGCGGCATCGAAGTGGGCGTGCGCGTCGAGGTGCACAACGAAATCCTCTCCGACATCACCGACGTCATCTACGACCCCACCTTCTTCGTGCGCACCCGCAAATACGACGACCAGACCCGCACCTTCTGCACCAACCAGGGCGGCTACGTGGCCCTGGAAAACTACCAGGACTTCGTGTGCGTCAACGGCCACGCCTACATGGACGCCAAATCCGACAGCGCCAATTTCGCCTTCCTCTCCAAAGTCGTCCTCACCGACCCCGTCTCCGACAACCAGGCCTACGGCGAAGCCATCGGACGCCTCGCCACCATGATCGGCGGCGGCAACCCCATCCTCCAACGCTTCGGCGACCTGAAACGCGGCCAGCGCAGCACCTGGAGCCGCATCCGCAAAGGCTCCGTCGAACCGACGCTCACCTCCGTCACCTGCGGCGATATCGCCATGGCCCTGCCCGAACGCATCATGACCAACATCATCGACGGCCTGGAACAATTAAACGCCGTGGTGCCGGGCGTCGCCAACGACGAAACCCTGCTCTACGCCCCGGAAATCAAATTCTTCGCCACCCAGATCGATACCACCCAGGACCTCGAAACCGCCGTGGCCGGCATGTACGTGGCCGGCGACGGACCGGGCGTGGCCGGCAACATCGTCTCCGCCGCCGCGACCGGACTCATCCCGGCCAAGGCCATCCTGCGGAAGCTGGCAAGCAGTTAA
- a CDS encoding SH3 domain-containing protein: MQSMSRRLRFAALCVFLLLVWGCAKAPRAPLVPTPAPPTGKGEVQDLRVLPQDLNAYLRPNTADRPLYPREQAGLRMESFLQIWLTPWNLGRPEYSRRAVETIFRRFEKSPGFGSNNQPNGPAFAASLHSLAGLGSYPNVMRKALTVKNTNLRGMPTKAPRFADPSLPGEGYPFDYLQHTALPPGTPILVTHASRDGSWVLAESALTFGWLPATDVAYVDEATIARFSTPRLAAVVKDQTSLPEAGITADVGAIFPLAGPPDASSVTVLVPRRGGSGQAEIARVRLPATAAVPMPMPMTPRNVAAVGNQFMGKIYGWGGIDGKRDCSALTHDLFVPFGIYLPRNSASQAAYGGAIPLGDMDNAQKEATILSHGVPFASLVWLKGHILVYVGEYKGHPVVFHDMWGLHTFSETGRDGRLVIGRAVVTTLRAGEEVPAVGPTHILLNRVRSLSVLVSPY; encoded by the coding sequence ATGCAGTCCATGTCACGGCGGTTGCGTTTCGCCGCGCTTTGCGTCTTCCTGCTTCTCGTTTGGGGCTGCGCCAAAGCCCCGCGGGCGCCGCTTGTCCCCACGCCGGCTCCACCGACCGGCAAGGGCGAAGTCCAGGACCTGCGCGTTCTTCCTCAGGACCTAAACGCCTACCTGCGGCCCAATACCGCCGACCGCCCCCTTTATCCCAGGGAACAGGCCGGGCTGCGCATGGAAAGCTTTCTGCAAATCTGGCTCACGCCCTGGAACCTGGGCCGGCCGGAATACTCGCGCCGGGCCGTGGAGACGATCTTCCGCCGCTTCGAAAAGTCCCCGGGCTTCGGTTCGAACAACCAGCCGAACGGCCCGGCATTCGCCGCGTCGCTGCACAGCCTCGCCGGACTCGGCTCCTACCCCAACGTCATGCGCAAGGCGCTGACCGTCAAAAACACCAACCTGCGCGGTATGCCCACGAAGGCTCCGCGCTTCGCCGATCCGAGCCTGCCCGGCGAAGGCTACCCCTTCGACTACCTGCAACATACCGCCCTGCCGCCGGGTACCCCCATCCTCGTCACCCACGCCAGCCGCGACGGCTCCTGGGTCCTGGCCGAATCCGCCCTGACCTTCGGCTGGCTGCCGGCCACGGACGTGGCCTACGTCGACGAGGCCACGATCGCCCGGTTCTCCACGCCGCGCCTCGCGGCCGTGGTCAAGGACCAGACCTCGCTTCCCGAAGCCGGCATCACCGCCGACGTGGGCGCGATATTTCCCCTTGCCGGACCGCCCGACGCCTCGAGCGTCACCGTGCTCGTGCCGCGACGGGGCGGCTCGGGCCAGGCCGAGATCGCGCGCGTGCGCCTGCCGGCCACGGCCGCCGTGCCCATGCCCATGCCCATGACGCCGCGAAACGTCGCCGCCGTCGGCAACCAGTTCATGGGCAAAATCTACGGCTGGGGCGGCATCGACGGCAAACGTGACTGCTCGGCCCTCACCCACGATCTCTTCGTGCCTTTCGGCATCTACCTGCCGCGAAACTCCGCCAGCCAGGCCGCCTACGGCGGCGCCATCCCCCTCGGCGACATGGACAACGCCCAGAAAGAGGCGACCATCCTCAGTCACGGCGTTCCCTTCGCCAGCCTGGTTTGGCTCAAAGGTCACATTCTCGTCTATGTCGGCGAGTACAAAGGACATCCCGTGGTGTTCCACGACATGTGGGGACTCCATACGTTCAGTGAAACGGGCCGCGACGGCCGGCTCGTCATCGGGCGCGCCGTCGTCACCACACTGCGCGCCGGCGAGGAAGTGCCGGCCGTGGGACCGACCCATATCCTGCTCAACCGTGTGCGGTCCCTGTCAGTCCTGGTCAGCCCCTACTAA